The Canis lupus familiaris isolate Mischka breed German Shepherd chromosome 27, alternate assembly UU_Cfam_GSD_1.0, whole genome shotgun sequence genome window below encodes:
- the KRT7 gene encoding keratin, type II cytoskeletal 7 gives MSIHLGSQVFSSRSAAFPGRGLQVRLSSARPGGFGSRSLLGLGASRPRVAVRSASGGPGGAGIRQVTVNQSLLAPLRVDIDPAIQQVRREEREQIKTLNNRFASFIDKVRFLEQQNKLLETKWALLQEQRSARSSCLPSIFEAHIAGLRRHLEGLQTDGGRLEVELRNMQDVLEDFKNKYEDEINRRTAAENEFVVLKKDVDAAYMSKVELEAKVEALNDEINFFKTLYETELAELQSQISDTSVVLSMDNSRSLDLDGIIAEVKAQYEEMANRSRAETETMYQSKFETLQAQAGKHGDDLRNTRNEIAEMNRAIQRLQAEIDNIKNQRAKLEAAIAEAEERGELALKDAHAKQEELEAALQRAKQDMARQLREYQELMNVKLALDIEIATYRKLLEGEESRLAGDGVGAVNISVVNSTGGGGSGLSFGGTMGSNALSFSSGGGPGAFRSYSIRTSAATHRSIRK, from the exons ATGTCCATCCACCTGGGCTCGCAGGTGTTCAGCTCGCGCTCCGCCGCCTTCCCGGGGCGCGGGTTGCAGGTGCGCCTGAGCTCGGCGCGCCCCGGGGGCTTCGGCAGCCGCAGCCTCTTGGGCCTGGGCGCGTCGCGGCCGCGCGTGGCCGTGCGCTCGGCCtcggggggccccgggggcgcgggcaTCCGCCAGGTCACGGTCAACCAGAGCCTGCTGGCCCCGCTGCGGGTGGACATCGACCCCGCCATCCAGCAGGTGCGCCGGGAGGAGCGCGAGCAGATCAAGACCCTCAACAACAGGTTCGCCTCCTTCATCGACAAG GTGCGCTTCCTGGAGCAGCAGAACAAGCTGCTGGAGACCAAGTGGGCCCTGCTGCAGGAGCAGAGGTCGGCCCGGAGCAGCTGCCTCCCCAGCATCTTCGAGGCCCACATCGCTGGCCTGCGGAGGCACCTCGAGGGGCTACAGACGGATGGAGGCCGCCTGGAGGTGGAGCTGCGGAACATGCAGGACGTCCTGGAGGACTTCAAGAACAA GTACGAGGATGAGATTAACCGTCGCACAGCCGCTGAGAATGAATTCGTGGTGCTCAAAAAG GATGTCGATGCCGCCTACATGAGCAAGGTGGAGTTAGAGGCGAAGGTGGAGGCCCTGAACGATGAGATCAACTTCTTCAAGACCTTATATGAGACG GAGTTGGCGGAGCTGCAGTCCCAGATCTCGGACACGTCCGTGGTGCTGTCCATGGACAACAGCCGCTCCCTGGACCTGGACGGCATCATCGCCGAGGTCAAGGCCCAGTACGAGGAGATGGCCAACCGCAGCCGGGCCGAGACTGAGACCATGTACCAGAGCAAG TTTGAGACCCTCCAGGCCCAGGCTGGGAAGCACGGGGACGACCTCCGTAACACCCGGAACGAGATCGCAGAGATGAACCGTGCCATCCAGAGGCTGCAGGCTGAGATCGACAACATCAAGAACCAG CGCGCCAAGTTGGAGGCTGCCATTGCTGAGGCCGAAGAACGTGGAGAGCTGGCCCTCAAGGACGCACATGCcaagcaggaggagctggaggccGCCCTGCAGCGAGCCAAGCAGGACATGGCCCGGCAGCTGCGCGAGTACCAGGAGCTCATGAACGTCAAGCTGGCCCTGGACATCGAGATCGCCACCTACCGCAAGCTGCTGGAGGGCGAGGAGAGCCG gtTGGCCGGAGATGGCGTGGGAGCCGTGAACATCT CTGTGGTGAACTCCACTGGCGGAGGCGGCAGCGGCCTGAGCTTCGGGGGGACCATGGGCAGCAATGCCCTGAGCTTCTCCAGCGGCGGCGGACCTGGTGCCTTCAGGTCCTATTCCATCAGGACCTCAGCTGCCACCCATAGGAGCATTCGGAAATGA